A section of the Callospermophilus lateralis isolate mCalLat2 chromosome 14, mCalLat2.hap1, whole genome shotgun sequence genome encodes:
- the Zfp36l2 gene encoding mRNA decay activator protein ZFP36L2 codes for MSTTLLSAFYDIDFLCKTEKSLANLNLNNMLDKKAVGTPVAAAPSSSFTPGFLRRHSASNLHALAHPAPSPGSCSPKFPGAANGSSCGNTAAGGPASYGPLKEPSGGGGGAALLNKENKFRDRSFSENGERSQHLLHLQQQQKGGGGSQINSTRYKTELCRPFEESGTCKYGEKCQFAHGFHELRSLTRHPKYKTELCRTFHTIGFCPYGPRCHFIHNADERRPAPSGGASGDLRTFGAREALHLGFPREPRPKLHHSLSFSGFPSGHHQPPGGLESPLLLDSPTSRTPPPPSCSSASSCSSSASSCSSASAASTPSGAPTCCASAAAAAAAALLYGTGGAEDLLAPGAPCAACSASCANNAFAFGPELSSLITPLAIQTHNFAAAAAAYYRSQQQGLAPPAQPPAPPSAPLPASAAAPPSPPFSFQLPRRLSDSPVFDAPPSPPDSLSDRDSYLSGSLSSGSLSGSESPSLDPGRRLPIFSRLSISDD; via the exons ATGTCGACCACACTTCTGTCGGCCTTCTACGATATCGACTTCTTGTGCAAG ACGGAGAAATCCCTGGCCAACCTCAATCTGAACAACATGCTGGACAAGAAGGCCGTGGGGACGCCGGTGGCCGCTGCCCCCAGCTCGAGCTTCACGCCTGGCTTCCTCCGACGGCACTCAGCCAGCAACCTGCACGCGCTCGCCCACCCCGCGCCCAGCCCGGGCAGCTGCTCGCCCAAGTTCCCGGGCGCCGCTAACGGCAGCAGCTGCGGCAACACGGCAGCGGGCGGCCCGGCCTCCTACGGCCCCCTCAAGGAGCCGTCGGGGGGAGGTGGCGGCGCGGCGCTGCTCAACAAGGAGAACAAATTCCGGGACCGCTCGTTCAGTGAGAACGGCGAGCGCAGCCAGCACCTCCTgcacctgcagcagcagcaaaagGGAGGCGGCGGTTCACAGATCAATTCCACGCGCTACAAGACGGAGCTGTGCCGACCCTTCGAGGAGAGCGGCACGTGCAAGTATGGGGAGAAGTGCCAGTTCGCGCACGGTTTCCACGAGCTGCGCAGCCTGACACGGCACCCCAAGTACAAAACGGAGCTATGCCGCACCTTCCACACCATCGGCTTCTGCCCCTACGGGCCGCGCTGCCACTTCATCCACAACGCGGATGAGCGGAGGCCTGCGCCTTCAGGGGGCGCCTCAGGGGACCTGCGCACCTTCGGTGCCCGCGAGGCGCTGCACCTGGGCTTCCCGCGGGAGCCGCGGCCCAAGCTGCACCACAGCCTCAGCTTCTCTGGCTTCCCATCCGGCCACCACCAGCCCCCTGGGGGCCTTGAGTCGCCCCTGCTGCTCGACAGCCCTACGTCGCGCACGCCTCCGCCGCCCTCCTGCTCTTCtgcctcctcctgctcttcctccgcctcctcctgctcctctgcCTCTGCGGCCTCCACGCCCTCCGGCGCCCCGACGTGCTGCGCCTCGGCAGCGGCTGCAGCCGCAGCTGCGCTGCTCTATGGCACCGGGGGCGCCGAGGACCTGCTTGCGCCCGGAGCCCCGTGCGCCGCCTGCTCGGCTTCCTGTGCCAACAACGCCTTCGCCTTCGGCCCGGAGCTGAGCAGCCTCATCACGCCGCTGGCCATCCAGACCCACAACTTCGCCGCCGCGGCCGCCGCCTACTACCGGAGCCAGCAGCAGGGCCTGGCGCCCCCCGCGCAGCCCCCGGCGCCGCCCAGCGCGCCCCTCCCTGCCAGTGCGGCTGCGCCGCCCTCGCCGCCCTTCAGCTTCCAGCTGCCGCGCCGCCTGTCTGACTCGCCGGTGTTCGACGCGCCCCCTAGCCCCCCGGACTCGCTGTCGGACCGCGACAGCTACTTGAGCGGCTCCCTGAGCTCCGGCAGCCTCAGCGGCTCCGAGTCTCCCAGCCTCGACCCGGGCCGCCGGCTGCCCATCTTCAGCCGCCTCTCCATCTCCGACGACTGA